Proteins from one Pontibacter korlensis genomic window:
- a CDS encoding monovalent cation/H+ antiporter complex subunit F encodes MSIFHITLIIAMVMLSICLLLTAIRFSIGPTLPDRVTAFDLFVANVIGIIIIYTELTQNEDFIDVAMILSLFGFLGSISFAYYIMRITK; translated from the coding sequence ATGAGCATATTTCATATTACCTTGATCATTGCCATGGTGATGCTCAGCATTTGTTTGCTACTCACCGCCATCCGCTTCTCGATAGGCCCTACCCTGCCTGACCGCGTAACTGCTTTTGACTTATTTGTAGCCAATGTCATTGGCATAATAATCATATACACAGAGCTAACCCAAAATGAGGACTTTATAGATGTAGCAATGATCCTGTCTCTTTTCGGCTTTCTGGGCTCTATCTCGTTTGCGTATTATATCATGAGGATAACCAAATAA
- a CDS encoding chloride channel protein gives MPYSYKKIKIPLLWLRRHTSDREFMLVSSVLVGLTAGFAAVVLKTLVHYIQALLAYGNRLLDQPYWLVVFPLIGILLTVLVVTFFFRGSIGRGTANILYNISQKSSLVERHKMYSHVLTSAITAGFGGSAGLESPIVVTGSAIGANYGREYHLNYRDRTLLLASGAAAGIAAVFNAPIAGVLFAIEVLLTDISISAFIPLIISAVVGALCSKIILQEDILFNIGQREFFAAEHVPFYVLLGILCGMVSVYYTRTALRVEELFEEYQTKILTRAIVGGALLGLLIMLFPPLFGEGYDSIRLLEAGHAEQLLQDSWLAFFGTNEWLILCFVGALALVKVFATTITIASGGNGGNFAPSMFVGASTGFFFSRLVNLLNISNLPTSSFAMVGMAGILSGVMHAPLTAVFLIAEITGGYTLMIPLMIVAASSFALVKYFEPYSLDTKKLAQKGQLLTHNKDRTILRIMKIRHLIETEFQPVSPEATLGELVEVIAHSRRNLFPVVTAGGKLDGVILLENVREIMFKTEKYELVKVKELMVKPPATVQYDDSMADVMKKFDESGAWNLPVLHGDEYLGFVSKSSIFTKYRRLLIKTTNVS, from the coding sequence ATGCCTTATTCCTATAAAAAAATAAAGATTCCTTTACTGTGGCTTCGCCGCCATACTTCCGACAGAGAGTTTATGCTAGTGTCGAGTGTGCTGGTGGGGCTAACAGCTGGTTTTGCTGCTGTTGTGCTCAAAACACTGGTGCACTACATACAGGCTCTGCTCGCTTACGGAAACCGCTTGTTAGACCAACCCTACTGGCTGGTTGTTTTCCCGCTGATAGGAATTCTTCTGACGGTACTGGTGGTGACCTTTTTCTTCCGGGGAAGTATTGGGCGGGGTACCGCTAATATACTCTACAATATTTCACAAAAATCGAGCCTGGTTGAGCGACACAAGATGTACTCTCATGTACTTACCAGTGCCATTACAGCAGGCTTTGGGGGGTCGGCTGGTCTGGAGTCTCCTATCGTGGTCACTGGTTCGGCAATTGGTGCTAACTACGGGCGGGAGTACCACTTAAATTACCGTGATAGAACTTTATTACTCGCATCTGGTGCCGCAGCCGGTATAGCTGCTGTGTTTAATGCTCCCATAGCAGGGGTACTCTTCGCCATCGAGGTGCTGCTTACCGATATTAGTATTTCTGCATTCATTCCTCTGATTATCTCTGCAGTGGTCGGAGCTCTTTGCTCGAAGATAATTCTACAGGAGGACATTCTTTTCAACATCGGCCAACGTGAATTTTTTGCTGCTGAGCACGTGCCTTTTTATGTGTTGCTGGGAATCCTTTGCGGCATGGTATCAGTCTATTACACCCGCACAGCCCTACGGGTAGAGGAGCTATTTGAGGAGTATCAAACAAAAATTTTAACCAGAGCCATTGTAGGTGGTGCTTTACTAGGCCTGCTTATTATGCTGTTCCCGCCACTTTTCGGAGAAGGCTACGATAGTATCCGACTGCTGGAGGCTGGGCATGCAGAGCAACTCTTACAGGATAGCTGGTTAGCTTTTTTCGGCACAAACGAGTGGCTTATACTTTGCTTTGTTGGCGCATTGGCACTGGTTAAAGTCTTTGCTACTACCATAACCATTGCCTCAGGTGGTAACGGTGGAAACTTTGCCCCTTCTATGTTTGTAGGGGCCAGTACCGGGTTCTTTTTCTCCCGTCTGGTAAACCTGCTTAACATCAGCAATCTGCCTACCAGCAGCTTTGCTATGGTTGGGATGGCTGGCATACTTAGTGGGGTTATGCATGCACCGCTTACTGCTGTCTTTCTAATTGCTGAAATCACCGGTGGTTATACTTTAATGATTCCGTTGATGATAGTGGCAGCTTCTTCTTTTGCCCTGGTGAAGTATTTTGAGCCCTACTCGCTCGACACGAAGAAGCTGGCTCAAAAGGGGCAGCTGCTCACGCACAATAAGGACCGCACCATCCTGCGCATCATGAAGATTCGGCACCTGATAGAGACTGAGTTTCAGCCGGTTTCGCCAGAGGCAACTTTGGGTGAACTGGTGGAGGTTATTGCGCACTCCCGCCGTAATTTATTCCCGGTCGTAACTGCAGGCGGAAAGCTGGATGGTGTTATACTTCTTGAGAATGTACGGGAAATCATGTTCAAGACTGAAAAGTATGAACTGGTAAAGGTAAAGGAGCTGATGGTGAAACCTCCTGCCACCGTGCAGTATGATGATAGTATGGCCGATGTAATGAAGAAATTCGATGAGTCTGGTGCCTGGAACTTACCTGTACTTCATGGAGATGAATACCTGGGCTTTGTTTCTAAATCCAGTATTTTCACCAAGTATCGCAGGCTTCTGATCAAGACGACGAATGTGAGCTAA
- a CDS encoding proton-conducting transporter membrane subunit: protein MRQVLETNVVSTQVGNWPAPYGITLVADMFSVLILLSGAIIGFAVYLYSLQGLDVTRRRFGYFPLLLLLQMGVSGVCLTGDLFNLYVWFEVILICCFAMLSLGGTKGQLEGTLKYVTINFIASGLLLTGIGIMYSLYGSLNLAELAVLVRQADHPNLPLLSMASIFFLVGFGIKSGIFPLFFWLPASYHTPPISISAFIAGLITKVGMYTLIRLFTLLFVSNSDFILPLLAVLSGLTMVIGVIGAAAQTDFKKILSFHIISQIGYMLMGLAIYTPLAIAGSIFFIVHNILVKTNLFLISGVVAQRHRTFSLKRLGGVYLLQPTLALLFLLSALSLAGTPPLSGFWGKLMLARAGLEAGKFTLVAVSLCVSLITLFSMTKIWNEVFWKPRPNTYKAETTMTPVNPQRLRMIYLPIVMLLVFILFIGIYASPLIRLSERAAAGLLHIENYTETVLSNKGTEQNRHKAQAHEVTSHP, encoded by the coding sequence ATGAGACAGGTGTTAGAAACAAACGTAGTTTCCACACAAGTTGGTAATTGGCCTGCACCTTATGGCATCACGTTAGTGGCAGATATGTTCAGTGTGCTTATCCTGCTGAGCGGCGCTATCATAGGGTTTGCTGTTTACTTGTACTCCTTGCAAGGGTTAGATGTCACCAGAAGGCGATTTGGCTATTTCCCGCTGCTCTTGTTGCTGCAAATGGGTGTCAGCGGCGTTTGCCTCACTGGCGACCTTTTTAACCTGTATGTTTGGTTTGAGGTGATTCTTATCTGCTGCTTTGCAATGTTAAGCCTGGGTGGCACAAAGGGTCAGCTTGAGGGTACACTAAAGTATGTCACCATCAACTTTATTGCCTCTGGCTTACTGCTAACCGGTATAGGTATTATGTACAGCCTTTATGGCTCGCTTAACTTGGCTGAGCTAGCGGTCCTCGTGCGGCAAGCAGACCACCCGAACCTGCCGCTGCTCTCCATGGCGAGCATTTTCTTCCTGGTAGGTTTTGGCATAAAGTCTGGCATCTTTCCTTTGTTTTTTTGGCTACCTGCCTCCTACCATACGCCTCCCATTTCCATCTCGGCTTTTATAGCCGGGCTCATCACTAAAGTAGGAATGTACACGCTGATCAGGCTATTTACCCTGCTTTTTGTTTCTAACTCTGATTTTATTCTACCACTTCTGGCAGTTTTGTCCGGATTAACAATGGTGATTGGTGTGATTGGCGCTGCAGCCCAGACTGATTTTAAGAAGATTCTATCATTTCATATCATCAGCCAGATTGGCTATATGCTTATGGGTTTGGCCATTTACACACCATTGGCCATAGCAGGAAGCATTTTCTTCATCGTGCACAACATTCTGGTAAAAACCAACCTGTTTTTAATAAGCGGTGTGGTGGCACAGCGGCACCGTACATTCTCCCTTAAAAGGCTCGGAGGAGTGTATCTGCTTCAGCCGACACTTGCCCTGCTTTTCCTCTTATCGGCACTAAGCTTAGCAGGCACACCGCCACTTTCTGGCTTTTGGGGAAAGCTGATGCTTGCCAGAGCGGGATTGGAGGCTGGGAAGTTCACGTTGGTAGCAGTGTCACTCTGCGTGAGCCTGATAACCTTGTTTTCAATGACTAAAATTTGGAATGAGGTTTTCTGGAAGCCAAGACCAAACACCTATAAAGCAGAAACAACTATGACCCCGGTGAACCCACAACGGCTACGTATGATCTACCTGCCTATAGTTATGCTACTTGTATTCATCTTGTTTATTGGCATTTATGCAAGTCCGCTCATTCGCTTGTCTGAGCGTGCAGCTGCGGGACTGCTGCACATCGAAAACTACACAGAAACAGTACTATCTAATAAAGGCACTGAACAAAACAGACATAAAGCGCAGGCACATGAGGTTACTTCTCATCCATAG
- the mnhG gene encoding monovalent cation/H(+) antiporter subunit G, with the protein METGINWQLVREIISCVFILAGVCFMLIASIGLLRFPDFYIRMSAITKGATLGLGLILLGMGIYFNQPGILLKVVAIGVFTSITAPVAAHVIGRTAVQNKIPFWEKTDLSEFEEYLAKEHLEQLVSHDKYKEEAPKREKPADEAAGNE; encoded by the coding sequence ATGGAAACAGGTATAAACTGGCAATTGGTAAGAGAAATTATAAGCTGCGTGTTTATCCTGGCCGGCGTATGCTTTATGTTAATTGCCTCCATAGGTTTGCTTCGCTTTCCTGATTTCTACATCAGGATGTCAGCCATCACAAAGGGAGCAACACTGGGATTAGGTTTGATTTTGCTAGGAATGGGTATCTATTTTAATCAGCCCGGAATCTTATTGAAAGTGGTGGCTATCGGGGTATTTACCTCTATCACGGCACCTGTGGCAGCTCATGTTATAGGGCGCACAGCTGTACAGAACAAAATCCCCTTCTGGGAGAAAACTGATCTCAGTGAGTTTGAAGAATACTTAGCGAAAGAGCACCTGGAGCAACTAGTTAGCCACGACAAGTATAAGGAAGAGGCGCCTAAGAGGGAGAAGCCTGCGGATGAAGCTGCTGGTAACGAATAA
- a CDS encoding MnhB domain-containing protein: protein MRTIILATAIRYLTPLFLLFSVYILLRGHNHPGGGFIGGLIGSIAFVFHVLAHGSERTVNAYFQLNVYHKSRQAYRNRTEHIWNLLKANTWNRPKGFKEIPWRYHLIKVRPAYMMAAGLFLAATSGVVGLFLGKPYMSALWSEDGIAIIGAFGTPLLFDMGVYLLVLGMVLKMVFTMSKE from the coding sequence ATGAGAACAATCATTCTAGCAACCGCGATACGATACCTGACCCCACTCTTTCTGTTATTCTCGGTTTATATTCTGCTTAGGGGCCACAACCACCCGGGCGGCGGCTTTATAGGTGGGTTAATTGGTTCTATCGCATTTGTGTTTCATGTACTGGCTCATGGTTCGGAGCGCACAGTTAATGCTTACTTTCAGTTGAATGTGTACCACAAAAGCAGGCAGGCTTACCGCAACCGCACCGAGCATATATGGAACCTGCTAAAGGCTAACACCTGGAACCGACCCAAAGGGTTTAAGGAAATTCCTTGGCGCTACCACCTGATAAAAGTGCGCCCAGCTTACATGATGGCAGCAGGCTTATTTCTGGCTGCCACAAGTGGCGTTGTAGGTTTGTTCCTTGGTAAGCCTTATATGTCAGCTCTATGGTCAGAAGACGGAATAGCCATTATTGGTGCCTTCGGAACCCCCCTGTTGTTTGACATGGGTGTGTATCTACTGGTGCTGGGTATGGTGCTAAAGATGGTCTTTACAATGTCTAAAGAATAA
- the mbhE gene encoding hydrogen gas-evolving membrane-bound hydrogenase subunit E, whose translation MLLAILIGLFAAFSAPVLYRYLRSAIVIPMVLVPLGIFVYCCTLLPEVLQGHTLVQQCTWVPELGINLQFRIDGLSLLFAFLITFFGMLVMFYASGYLRDDPLLGRFYLYLTLFMTAMLGLVSSDNIFGLFVFWELTSISSYLLIGYKQAEKEARVSAWQALLVTGSGGLAMMGGLLLLSIAAGSYTFTELLQQRAALLQHTFYLPAVVLILLGCFTKSAQFPFHFWLPNAMAAPTPVSAYLHSATMVKAGIYLLARLSPALAGPDVWHYTLVIAGSLTAILGALLALQHSDLKAILAYTTISALGLMVIMIGIGSDYAIKAMLVFLLAHALYKGTLFLVAGGVDHSTGTRNLHKLHRLGSHMKISGLAATLAALSMAGVIPFLGFTGKELLYEASLSNYLLLAVSMFTGITFVTVALLLSYRIFWQRGQDKTPLLHDPSFALYFPPVVLSVGGLLLGILVSSVSAPLLQQSYRYVLDDPALEMELSLWHGFTPVLGLSLLTLLLGYILFLALPRLQQRSNALAPIYRYGPNALYHKLFELFLHSSKVFILWLQNGYLRSYVMYIMYFFCGLLLYTLWLHSPGIDMTERIYQLHEMRLYELVVMFLVIAALFFLLGTRSRLTSIVVMGLIGYSAALFYILFGAPDVATTQLLIETLTVVIFVLLLHRLPAFTYVSHQFKKYKFIAISVFFGGLMTYVMLLVQQQAVDSELKEFYGQASYLQAHGRNIVNVILVDFRGLDTLGEIIVLAVAALGIFSLLRLNPEKGDKP comes from the coding sequence ATGCTGTTAGCTATCCTTATCGGACTTTTCGCTGCCTTTTCTGCTCCGGTTTTATACCGTTACCTGAGAAGCGCAATCGTGATTCCGATGGTACTTGTCCCGCTTGGTATTTTTGTCTATTGCTGCACCCTGTTACCCGAGGTGTTACAAGGTCATACACTGGTTCAACAATGTACCTGGGTACCGGAGCTGGGAATAAACCTGCAGTTCAGGATAGATGGCTTAAGCCTGCTCTTTGCCTTTCTTATCACCTTTTTCGGAATGCTGGTTATGTTCTACGCCAGCGGATACCTGCGTGACGATCCGCTGCTTGGACGCTTCTACCTATACCTAACCTTGTTCATGACAGCTATGCTGGGGCTGGTAAGCTCAGACAATATCTTTGGCCTGTTTGTCTTTTGGGAACTGACCAGTATTAGCTCTTATCTACTGATTGGGTACAAACAAGCAGAGAAGGAAGCGCGTGTTTCTGCCTGGCAAGCGCTGCTGGTAACAGGTAGTGGTGGGTTAGCCATGATGGGCGGTCTTCTCTTATTAAGTATTGCAGCCGGGTCTTATACCTTCACAGAATTACTACAACAGCGTGCAGCTTTACTGCAGCACACTTTCTACCTGCCGGCCGTGGTGCTCATATTGCTGGGCTGCTTCACCAAATCAGCTCAATTTCCTTTTCACTTCTGGCTACCTAACGCTATGGCAGCCCCTACACCGGTTAGCGCTTACCTGCACTCTGCCACTATGGTTAAAGCAGGTATATATCTCCTTGCCAGACTTTCGCCGGCACTTGCAGGCCCTGATGTATGGCACTACACCCTGGTGATAGCAGGAAGCCTCACAGCTATACTGGGCGCACTGCTTGCGCTGCAACATTCTGATCTGAAAGCTATACTTGCTTATACTACCATTAGTGCGCTGGGATTGATGGTAATCATGATAGGCATTGGCTCAGACTATGCCATAAAAGCCATGCTGGTATTCTTGCTGGCGCATGCCCTCTATAAAGGAACCTTATTCTTGGTGGCAGGAGGTGTAGACCACAGCACTGGCACCAGAAACCTGCATAAGTTGCACAGGCTGGGCAGCCATATGAAAATCTCGGGCTTGGCTGCCACTTTAGCTGCTCTATCCATGGCAGGTGTTATACCTTTTCTTGGCTTTACAGGAAAGGAGTTGCTGTACGAGGCGTCGCTCTCTAATTACCTTCTGCTTGCAGTAAGTATGTTTACGGGCATAACCTTCGTGACTGTAGCGCTGCTGCTGAGCTACCGTATTTTCTGGCAGAGAGGGCAAGACAAAACACCGCTTCTACATGATCCATCCTTTGCTTTATACTTTCCGCCAGTAGTACTATCAGTGGGAGGATTACTGTTGGGGATATTGGTCAGCTCTGTTTCTGCGCCCCTGCTGCAGCAAAGCTATAGGTATGTTCTTGACGACCCTGCCTTAGAGATGGAACTAAGCCTATGGCATGGTTTTACTCCTGTTTTAGGTTTAAGCTTGCTGACACTGCTACTAGGATACATACTTTTCTTAGCGCTTCCAAGGCTACAGCAGCGTTCTAATGCTCTTGCACCTATCTACAGGTATGGGCCAAATGCTTTATACCATAAGCTTTTCGAGCTCTTTCTGCATAGCTCCAAAGTGTTTATTCTTTGGCTACAGAATGGCTACCTGCGCAGCTATGTCATGTACATTATGTACTTTTTCTGCGGTTTGCTTTTATACACGCTCTGGCTCCACTCTCCTGGTATAGACATGACAGAGCGGATTTACCAGCTACACGAAATGCGGCTATATGAGCTGGTAGTGATGTTTCTTGTTATTGCAGCACTCTTCTTCCTGCTCGGTACCCGCTCCCGCCTCACCTCTATTGTGGTTATGGGGCTTATTGGTTACTCTGCAGCCTTATTTTACATCCTGTTTGGAGCTCCTGACGTTGCCACCACACAGCTCCTTATCGAAACGCTTACGGTGGTAATATTTGTGCTGCTCTTGCACAGGCTTCCAGCTTTCACCTATGTGTCACATCAGTTCAAGAAGTACAAGTTTATTGCCATTTCTGTCTTTTTTGGTGGACTGATGACCTACGTTATGTTGCTGGTGCAGCAACAAGCTGTGGATTCTGAGTTGAAGGAGTTTTATGGGCAGGCAAGTTACCTGCAGGCGCATGGCCGCAACATAGTGAATGTTATTCTGGTAGACTTTAGGGGATTAGATACACTCGGAGAGATAATAGTACTTGCCGTAGCAGCACTAGGTATTTTCTCCCTTCTGCGCCTTAACCCTGAGAAAGGAGATAAACCATGA
- a CDS encoding Na+/H+ antiporter subunit E, with amino-acid sequence MRLLLIHSILAGLITYTFFQRADVGIEYNALTTLILFSLLMSLLWISSYFYHRSYFFKLPKLISFILYFWKELLLANLKIAHDIVTPRYRLQPTVFALPLEVTTDLEISILANIIGLTPGTLSIDVSEDRKLLYVHTLYLKHNDIEQLKQHIKLGFEKKILELTA; translated from the coding sequence ATGAGGTTACTTCTCATCCATAGCATACTTGCAGGTCTTATTACCTACACGTTTTTCCAGCGTGCTGATGTAGGCATAGAGTACAATGCACTCACTACCTTGATTCTTTTTTCGCTGTTAATGTCTTTGCTTTGGATCAGCTCATACTTTTACCATCGCTCCTATTTCTTTAAACTCCCAAAGCTTATTTCTTTTATCCTGTACTTCTGGAAAGAACTACTGCTAGCTAACCTTAAGATCGCACACGACATCGTAACTCCTCGTTACCGGTTACAGCCCACGGTGTTTGCATTGCCTCTTGAGGTTACTACTGACCTGGAAATTTCTATTCTGGCTAACATTATAGGCCTTACCCCCGGTACATTGAGTATTGATGTAAGTGAAGACCGAAAGCTACTCTATGTACACACCTTGTACCTGAAGCATAACGATATAGAGCAGCTAAAGCAGCACATCAAGCTTGGGTTTGAAAAAAAGATTTTAGAACTGACAGCATGA
- a CDS encoding metallophosphoesterase: MNNNIEQEFYNLELPEERGPFHIIGDVHGCFEELVELLENLGYQIAFDKDEVKYLVSSPDSGKAVFVGDLVDRGPNSPEVLRLVMDMVEQKVAYCVTGNHDDKLLRMLLGRNVQIRHGLELTKAQLESYDAVFRERVKYFLANLPHHLVLDEGRLVVAHAGLEERLHGRNTKGVRNLCLYGPTTGESDEKGLPVRLDWAADYCGKAIVVYGHTPVHEPIWRNNTINIDTGCVFGGSLTALTYPDHVITTVVSRHTYAESVRPFIRYQQLHPQASPS; this comes from the coding sequence ATGAATAATAATATAGAGCAAGAATTTTATAATCTCGAGCTCCCGGAGGAGCGTGGGCCTTTCCATATTATCGGCGATGTGCACGGCTGCTTTGAGGAGCTTGTTGAACTACTGGAGAATCTGGGGTACCAGATAGCTTTTGATAAGGATGAGGTAAAATACTTAGTCTCGTCCCCGGATAGCGGTAAAGCTGTTTTTGTAGGAGACTTAGTAGATAGAGGACCTAATTCCCCGGAAGTGTTGCGCCTAGTAATGGACATGGTGGAGCAAAAGGTTGCTTATTGTGTAACCGGTAATCATGACGATAAGCTACTTCGCATGCTTTTGGGAAGAAATGTGCAGATTAGACATGGACTGGAACTAACAAAGGCACAACTCGAGTCCTACGATGCCGTGTTTCGGGAGCGCGTAAAATACTTCCTTGCTAACCTGCCACACCACCTTGTTCTTGATGAAGGAAGACTTGTGGTTGCCCATGCAGGTTTAGAGGAAAGGCTGCACGGGCGCAATACAAAAGGAGTAAGAAACCTCTGCCTTTATGGCCCTACAACGGGAGAGTCAGATGAAAAAGGCCTTCCAGTGCGCTTAGACTGGGCAGCAGATTACTGTGGCAAAGCCATTGTAGTTTATGGCCATACGCCTGTGCATGAGCCTATTTGGCGGAATAATACGATTAACATTGATACCGGCTGCGTGTTTGGGGGTAGTCTTACTGCGCTTACCTATCCTGATCATGTTATTACCACTGTTGTATCACGCCATACCTATGCAGAGTCTGTAAGGCCATTTATTCGTTACCAGCAGCTTCATCCGCAGGCTTCTCCCTCTTAG
- a CDS encoding universal stress protein — MNTINRLMVGLDLTAMDQTMVDYAAFLSQVLQIEKVYFIHVEKSLEVPGELMRNLQLNNVPADEGIREMIMTKVGPVFSQIPHIEAEVLVEEGTPVKELLHWAKVKHIDLILMGRKLRMRGTGVLAQKLLRTSRISVLFVPETFQPRLNNVVVSVDFSEYSEMALERVLKVAAAKPDINVICLHAYQVPTGYITLGMSYEAFDQRMRDFAQQKYDQLLTHFPELRERAKLVLVRQEGDDDIGELVVLEAKRLRADMLVMGAKGMSAAALFVLGSVTEKILRHDMDIPLLVFKKRNEDMGFLDALLSP, encoded by the coding sequence ATGAACACGATTAACCGACTGATGGTGGGGCTAGATCTCACTGCAATGGACCAGACAATGGTAGACTATGCGGCATTCCTAAGCCAGGTCTTGCAAATAGAAAAGGTGTACTTCATCCATGTGGAGAAGAGCCTTGAGGTTCCTGGCGAGTTAATGCGAAATCTACAGTTGAACAATGTGCCTGCCGATGAGGGAATCAGGGAAATGATCATGACGAAGGTAGGACCTGTATTCTCTCAGATACCTCATATAGAAGCTGAAGTGTTGGTAGAGGAAGGTACACCTGTGAAGGAGTTGCTACACTGGGCTAAAGTCAAGCACATAGACCTGATACTGATGGGGCGTAAACTACGCATGCGTGGCACAGGCGTTCTGGCCCAGAAGTTACTCCGTACAAGTAGAATAAGCGTGCTTTTTGTGCCTGAAACATTCCAGCCAAGGCTGAATAATGTCGTGGTAAGTGTCGATTTCTCAGAGTACAGCGAGATGGCACTTGAGCGGGTACTTAAGGTTGCAGCAGCAAAACCAGATATCAATGTGATATGCCTGCATGCTTACCAGGTGCCTACTGGGTATATTACCCTGGGTATGTCCTATGAAGCTTTTGATCAACGCATGCGTGATTTCGCACAGCAGAAGTATGATCAATTGCTTACACACTTTCCGGAGCTGCGTGAGCGCGCAAAGTTGGTGCTGGTGCGACAGGAAGGCGATGACGATATTGGCGAACTGGTAGTACTGGAGGCAAAGCGCCTACGAGCAGATATGCTCGTTATGGGAGCCAAGGGTATGTCGGCAGCGGCTCTCTTTGTTCTCGGTAGCGTTACCGAAAAGATCTTGCGACACGACATGGACATCCCACTGCTGGTATTCAAGAAGCGCAATGAAGATATGGGCTTTCTGGATGCGCTTTTATCACCTTGA
- a CDS encoding Na+/H+ antiporter subunit C has product METLLPIMIGTLFATGLYFILHRHLFKVILGLILFGLATNLFLFVIGGITRGSSAIISEDQKVAAEPYADPVTQALLLTAIVIGFGIQAFAIVLIRRVYQTFKSNNLDELRKENEEHH; this is encoded by the coding sequence ATGGAAACACTTCTCCCCATAATGATAGGCACCCTTTTCGCCACCGGGCTATACTTTATTCTGCACAGGCACTTGTTCAAAGTTATACTCGGCCTGATACTTTTTGGACTAGCCACCAACCTGTTTCTTTTTGTGATTGGGGGCATTACCAGGGGCAGTAGCGCTATCATCAGCGAAGACCAAAAAGTTGCAGCCGAGCCATACGCTGATCCGGTAACACAGGCCCTGCTACTTACCGCCATTGTGATTGGATTCGGCATTCAGGCTTTTGCCATTGTGCTTATTAGGCGGGTATACCAAACCTTTAAATCCAACAATTTAGACGAGCTCAGGAAAGAAAATGAGGAGCACCATTAG